The Rhododendron vialii isolate Sample 1 chromosome 3a, ASM3025357v1 nucleotide sequence CATGACCAACTTTTTCCTTATAGACCAGTAAAAGTTAACATGCCTAGGTTCTAATTTACTTAAAAACAAAAGCAGCCAACTGGAGCATAAATCTCACACAAGAGACAGAAATATACAAAATGCTTACTTCACCATCACTCCAATGGatttaaaagccaaaaaggTGAATTATAACTGCCTTGTCCTAATATCACAGTTGGCCTATAAGATACTTGTTTCACCATCACTCCAATACATTTAAAAACCAAAAGGTGATTTATAACTGCTTTGTCCACAGATCATTGTTTCTAACCTTTCGTCTTAAGACCTTGAACATACCTCAATTGGGTTGTAGTTAGTTATTACAGCCTCATAGAAGTTGTCATCCTCTGGCCATCTTGTCATCACTTTCCTTCCAATTAATGGAtcatttattgctgcttctgcaGTTTCATTTGTCACGATAGCACCAGAAGAACTACGATTAGGGTACTGCATGGAATTCACCGACGATAAACCAGTAAATGGCTGACCCTGCCAATGAACGGTCCAAACAGAGGTCAAAATACAACTATATTTATGCTGATAGCACAAATAATCAACATACAGGTTTAAGCCTTTTGCCACCACTTCCAAATGGATGTCCTCGTTTTGCAGCTGCAGGTGATGGCTGCATGGATGCAGCATCACCCTGAGAATGCAAAGGCCGCAGTGGCACACCAGCTGATAGGGCACCTGATTGGGATGTTTTCTGTTTCTTGCGTGCTGTTGTTGGACTGGGTAACAGATCATGAACAGCCTGGGGTGTGCTCAGCATAGAGCCATTGTGTCCACCAGATTGTCTCCACTCCCTATTATTACCAATGATGATATCAAATCAATAAAGACCTGATAAAATCTGGTTTAGACCTAATCAATTATAGCTCAAACCTTATCCTACGGATAATGTCATCAGAATTAACCCTGGTAAGTAGTTCTCTGTGTTCATCATCCGACACCCTAAGCTCTTTCCTAAGTTCAGTAATTAATCCTTCCTTTTCCTGCCGATTGAAAATATGAACAGCATTAAAAAGGGAAGAGGAGGAATATAAAAAGCCAGAGTAAACGCAAAAATATATACCCATGTAAGGGCATCGGACTGTGCTTTAAAAGCCCGCAGGACTGAACTGTACGCTTCTTTCTCAAGTTGGTGAATTTCAGAGTCCATATCAATGTGCATCCTATTGAATGGGACA carries:
- the LOC131320767 gene encoding protein EMSY-LIKE 3-like; this encodes MDYVHVDDTSGTDDDLPPSHHNRHARGGRVAGNGRSFGGSVPFNRMHIDMDSEIHQLEKEAYSSVLRAFKAQSDALTWEKEGLITELRKELRVSDDEHRELLTRVNSDDIIRRIREWRQSGGHNGSMLSTPQAVHDLLPSPTTARKKQKTSQSGALSAGVPLRPLHSQGDAASMQPSPAAAKRGHPFGSGGKRLKPGQPFTGLSSVNSMQYPNRSSSGAIVTNETAEAAINDPLIGRKVMTRWPEDDNFYEAVITNYNPIEGRHALVYDIRTAKETWEWVNLKEISPDDIRWVGDDPGIPHRGVNNSLSLGVTPRAGRGRGAAKELPRLQNGLGRVSDEIEILHTETLLKEVEKVFGASQPDILEIEKAKKMLKEHEQALIDVIEKLADASDSESDGEPQISHGQSRNGGWRSMHYTEIQS